The window ATAAATGAAGATGCATTAAAATAAGCAACCCATGTAAAAAGCTGCCTTAGGCAGCTTTTTTTCCATTCTCTTTCTATACCTTGTCAAATTGATTCACATAGATTCATGTATGATCTAAAATTCCTATGTTAAACGTGTTGGAAGTATTTTCTTGTATGGACGAATATATAGAATTATGGTAATATGATGTCATTAAGATCGTATGAGGATGTGGACGAAATGGACTATTATGCGAATATGGAAGCACTAACAGATGATAATAAAAATGTCTTTGTAAAGATTCTAAGGTTTGGGCCATTAACGAAGAAAAAAATTATAGAATATACCCACATGAAGTTGACCACATTAAACCGTTCCATTCAAGTACTCATACATGCTAAACTCATTGTAGAAATAGGGGAGCAAGCTTCAACAGGTGGCAGGAAGCCTGCGCTTTTTGATGTGAACCCTATGGCATATTATCTTGTGGGGATCGATATTTCAAGAACATATTCTAAGGTGATTATCACTAATCTTAAGCGAGAAATTCTATTTGATAAAGAGTTTGAAATGAAGCATGATATGACCCCCTATAAAACTGTAGAATGTATTAAGAAACTATATCTTAGAGGACTGCGGTCACTAGGTCTTAAAAAGGAATCCATATTAGGTGGAGGTCTTGGCACCATTGGTCCTTTAGACCCAAGAGAAGGGATCATCCACAAGCCAAATAATTTTTATGCAAAAGGTTGGACCAATGTACCCATAAAAAACATGTTAGAAAAAGCCCTGGGTATTAACATGGTTATTGACAATGGAGCCAATACAGCTGTTTATGGGGAGTATGTATCACGATCCTTAATTGAATACAAGAATATTGTTTATGTGAATTGTGGTATTGGTATACGTACAGGTGTCATGGCAGGCGGAAAAATTATATCAACCATACACAATTCTAACGATGCTTTTGGGCATATGGTGGTTAACTTTGATGGTGAGCCATGTTATTGTGGACAATATGGGTGTGTGGAATGCTATGCGTCCATACTTGCCATTGAAAAAAAGTACCGCAGCTACCTGAAATTAGGACGAGAAACAAACATTAAAAAACCCATAAGCCAAATAACTTATGGGGATATCATCCGTGCTGGTGACCATGGCGAAGAACTTGCTCAAGATGTTTTAGCATCAGCAGCACGTATATTGGGAATAGGATTGGTTAACTATGTGACCCTTGTCAACCCAGAAAAAATAATCTTAAGTGGACCCATGATGAACCTTTCAGATATATTTTACCATATGGTCATCACCTATATTGAAAAAAGCGTCTTGAAGGATGGTCATTCTATTGTATTTGTAAGAGGAGGAGCCTATAAGGATAATGCCATTGCCTTAGGGGCGGCTCATATGTTTTTAAGAGATAAATTACAATAGATGATGATTAATGAATTTTGTAGTTTGCGGCTTTCTTAATTTTCTTTAAATCTTTACTGGTTTTTATAAAACGATACAGCCCAATGAACCCAATGACAACACCAAGTGGAACGAATACATAACCAATAATTTCAATTAGCAAATCATTAGAGAATTTAATAAAAGATGAACCTGCTACGATTAAGCTAAGAGCTGTTCGTATATAAGCCAATAAGGTTCTTTCATTGGCTAAAAAAGTCCGGTCAGTGGCTAATAGATCTCTTAAGATTAAAGAGTCTTTCTTAAAAGCATAGATAACATTAGCGTTGCGTTTATTATGAATCATGTTCACTTCACCTCGATTATATTTATTAACTTTATACCAAAATGGTCTAAAGATAAGTGGTAAAAACCTTATATCTCTACTTCTATTATACCACTTTTGACCAAAATAGCAATAAGTAAAATAAAAGTTTTAGAATTAACACCATGGTTTAGGTAATAATAGACGTAAAGATAGAGAAAAAAAGAAATTAAAGCTTCTTTCTGTAAAAAAAGGAAGAAAAGGACACATAAAAGACAAATTAAATACAAAAGGATTACACTCTTCTTCTATATAATTCTAATTGACGACATAACATTAGACATAATATGACATCAAGGACGACATCATATTTGACAGACGCGTATAAACGCACAAAAATATAATAGAGAATCCCCTCTCATTATAACCCAGAAGAAAGAGAATCAAGTGCTTGGTTCTCTTTTTTTAGTTTTATGTCCTGTTCATAGTTATCACATAAAAAAATGTAGCTTTCAGTCAAAAGACACATAAAGAACATAACAGAAACAAACAGAAGACATCTGCTGGGTGTATAATTCTACATGAAACAACAAGATTAACATAAAACATTATAAACAACATCATGAAGTACAAACATAGGACACAATTTTTACATAGATAAAAGCAGATATAGGACATAATTGAAGACATGAGGCATGAGCGCAAAAAATAATAGAGAATCCCCTCTCATTATTACCCAGAAAAAGAGAACCTTATAGGTTCTCTTTTTCAGCATCCTATAAACCCCTGAAAGTTTTGACCTGGCTATAGACACTCATTTGCGGAATTCATCAATAATCTCTTGATTCGTTGGTCTTCCGTCATCCCATTTACGATTCATGCGCGAAAGGGGGCTAACGTGACGCATTTTTTGCTTGTTATCCATTTTATTTCTAAGTTGTTGCATGCGATGCATACGGGCCTGAATTTCATTTTTATGTATTTTAATAAGCTCTTGTTCACGTTGGCGTGCTAATCGTTGAGCTTTGGTTTTGCCACGAATAACCAAAAAGGTGAATGTAATGAAAACCACGGATAGAATGATTAAACAAATATCATACATACCGATAATGAACAACAGTGAACTTACGATTAAGACAAGGCCTATCACACGTGTTGCAATAATGGAAAGAGGGTCATGATATAAGAAGATGTTAATAACAAGACTATGTATATAATTATTAGCTGATAAACTGAGACCAACACCTAACAGCAAAATAAAAATTAAGATGATCTGAGTTTGAGTCAAATAGACACCTCCTTAGTCGTCTAGTATAACGCTATTATTCTATCATATATTAGTGAATAATGGAATGAAAAACAGAGGGTAATATAGGATATTTTATAAGGCTATTGACGCTAATAGAATTATATGGAATAATAACCCTATTACAGAATTGGAAGGTGATTGTTGTGAAATTAATGTTTGTTTCAGATATTCATGGCTCAAACTATTATGCGGATAAAGCCATAGAAAAATTTAAAGAGGAAAAGGCAGATTATATGGTTTTATTAGGCGATTTATTATATCATGGACCCAGAAATCCATTACCCAAGGATTATGCGCCAAGTAAAGTGCTTCTATTACTGAATCAATATAAGGATAAGATAGTAGCGGTTCGAGGAAATTGTGACAGTGAAGTAGACCAAATGGTATTGGAATTTCCAATGATGAGTGACTATACCATTATCTTTGATGGAACAAGAAGAATTTTTGCAACTCATGGGCATGGATTTAATGAAGGCAATATGCCTCCATTACAAGATGGTGACATGCTTATTCATGGGCATACCCATATACCTGTAGCGAAAGAGGTTTCTGGGAAATATATCATGAATCCAGGGTCCATCTCCTTACCAAAAGAGGACTACCCAAACAGTTATGGAATCTGGGAAAATAATCGGTTTATGGTAAAGGATTTTGACGGACATGTTATTAAGTCCTTAGATATATAAATCATTAAGGCAATTAAATAGGGCTGTGTCATCAAAGTACATGCTTACTTTGGACACAGCCCTTACCTTATTAAATCTTAAAGGAAAGTTCTCAATTTAACAAATGAAATAGAAGCGTTTTTATATGCGTCAAGGAAACTTTCCTAACGCAACAACTTGCTTCGCAAGACGCGACGTAGTCGCTTTGTTCTAGTCTGTCCCATCCATAACATTTCTAGTAGTAGGTTCATCATGGTTGTTTCTTAGATGTTTTAGAGCTACATGGACAATGATGGTAATTAGACCATAGTAGAGTAGTATCTTAATACCAAAGGCTATTGGCATTAAGGAGCTATTAATGAGTACAATGATAAGGGATGGCAAGGTTAAGGCGTAGATGCCAATCTTATATAATTCATTAAAGGTAAAAGGTGTCTTCATAATGGAATTCATAATGAGTCCGATGATGCTTGCAAATAAACTCTCAAGAAACTTCAATAAAAGTGTACCAATAATAATAACGACAAATAATGTACCAAACAATAAGCCTTTCATGGTGTGTAAGAATTCAATGACTTTGTATTTATCAATATGCATATCTTCCAAGGTGCTGAAATCAAAAGGTATCGGCGGACTACCAGCTTGGAAGATAATAATACGTTCTGGGGTGATTAGGTATCCTACGTCATATCCAGCTAAATCATTGAGATCATACATGCTTTCCATATCTAAAATAAAGATCAAATCTTTGTCTTGTCGATATACATAAGGTTCATCCATTTCCACATGCAGACGACCGTTTTGAATATCAATAGCAGGTGCATCATCTGATTCAAGGAATGTGATGGTCTGATTAATGGATTCGTTTGTTTTATTTGCTAAAACACCAGCGTATATTATACCCAAGACCACAGACAGTAAAACTAAATACCCGATAGCTTTACCTGTGCTTTCACGCCGTATTTGGCGATAGACTTCAAAGTCTGTAAAGCTTTTTATAAACTTAACAAAAATGTTTGCCCGCTTTTCATTTTCCATAGAATATCTCCTTCATTTTTCTCTTATCATAAAGTTCTTTGAACGTAGCATATGAAAATAGACGCGTTTTCATATGCATCAAGATACGTTCTTAACGAAACACCTTGCTTCCCAAGGTATAACGTAGTCCCTTTGTTATTGTCTTATTGGGAAGTATTCCCATACGACACAATGTTAGCACATATTAAATTTTTCTTCAAGGCGATAGAAAGATTAATCTGTAATTTTCATGATTTGTAACAAAGATTTAATGCTACAATATTGTGTTACCATACTTTTTCCCGTATAATGAAGATAGTTCAACTGTAAAAAGTTTACTATCATATGAACAGGGCATTCAAGAGGTGTATACCTTGAATACTTATGCTAATAATAGAGATACACATGATAAGTGAAAGAAGTTAGGAGTATTAAACATGTCATATATTGAGTTAACCACACCCTGCATCTTTGGTGTGGAAACTGTACTAAAAAAGGAAATAATGGATTTGGGCTATACCATTAAAGAAGTGGAAGATGGTCGTATCACATATGAAGCTGATGAATTGGGTATTTGTCGTTCTAACCTTTGGCTTAGAACAGCTGAAAGGGTCATGATAAAGGTTGGAGATTTTGAGGCAACCAGCTTTGAAGCATTATTTCAAAAGACGAAAGATTTGCCTTGGGAGAGATGGATACCACAAGATGGCAAGTTCTGGGTTAAAAAAGTAGCTTCTATAAAATCCAAGTTATTTAGTCCATCGGATATACAGTCCATTATTAAAAAGGCCATGGTAGAGCGCTTAAAAAGAATCCATGGCGTAAATTGGTTTAAAGAAGATGGTGCACATTACCCTCTGAGGGTCTTTATTAAGAAAGATCGGGTGTCCATTTGTCTGGATGCCAGTGGAGAAGCTTTACACAGAAGAGGTTATCGTACGTTAACCAGTAAAGCACCTATTAGTGAAACCTTGGCAGCGGCAATGATACAGCTGTCGCCTTGGAATAAGGAGCGCATCTTAGTGGACCCTTTTTGTGGCAGCGGCACCATTCCTATCGAGGCCGCTATGATAGCCATGAATATGGCACCAGGTCTTAATCGCGAATATGAAGCAGAAGCATGGAAGCATATTATACCACCTAAATTATGGCTAAGAGCTGTTGATGAAGCCAATGACGTGATGGATACCACAAGCAAATTTTCCATATCCGGTTATGACATGGATTATAAGGTATTGAAATTGGCAAGAGAAAATGCCAAGAATGCTGGTGTTGATCATGTGATTCATCTGCAAGAAAGAGATATGCGTCAGATTCGGCACCCTAAGAAGTACGGTTTTGTCATTACCAATCCACCTTATGGTGAACGTCTAGAAGACAAAGAGTCCGTTATGGCATTATATAAAGAAATGAAAGTGGCTTTTGATCATCTGGATAACTGGTCTTACTATATTATCACATCCTTTGATGATTTTGAGCGCTACTATGGTAAGAAAGCAGATAAAAAGAGAAAACTTTACACGGGTATGATGAAAGCAAATCTATACCAGTATTTTGGTGATAAACCGCCAAGAAGAAAATAAATAAATTGGGGATATGTGGGGTTTTACTAAATTATAGTGAAAAGAGGTTGGAGCTTGAAACTTAATCAGTATATTCGAAACTTAGTGGTAAGTATGATTGTTATTGTATGCTTTATACCCTCAACAGTGTCGGCAACCGAAACAGCAGTAGCTGTAAGCCTTGATAACGTGTATATTGCATATAATGATGAATATGGGAAACCATATATTGACGAGAATAACAGAACGATGGTTCCATTACGATTAACTTTGGAGCAATATGGAGCGGAAGTTTATTGGGATGGTGAAGCAGGCCTAGTCAGTATTATGCATGGAGGTATAACCGTTCATGTACCGATTGGGGAAAATTATATTTATCGAAATGGTAAGAAAATAGATAATGATACCCAAGCTGTTATTGTGAATAAACGTACATATTTGCCTATCCGAGTCGTTATGGAAGCTTTTGGATGTGAAGTGATTTGGGATGGGCATAACCGAGAAGTCGTTATTTATACGCGTGATTATGATGCAGGCGACTCACGATATGATCTGAGGGAAGAAGGGAATGTAACGTCTGTAAAAAATCAAGGTGACCTTGGAACATGTTGGGCTTTTGCAGCTCTTGGCGCTATGGAATCCACATTATTAACAAGAACTGGGGAACATTTTGATTTCTCAGAGGACAATATGAGTTTAGGCCATGGCTATAATTTAACCCAAGATGAAGGTGGCGATTTCATGCTGGCTTTAGCTTATTTTGCAAGATGGTCTGGACCTATATATGAAAGAGATGATGAATATGGTGATGGTCAGTCACCAGAAAATACAAAAAGTGTGAAACATCTACAAGAAGCCTTCTTTTTACCATCAAAAGATAAGAACATGATTAAAGATACGGTTAAAGCTTATGGTGGGTTACATACATCCATTTATTGGGATTTCACAGATGATATACATCATAGTCCCTACTATAATCAAGATACATATGCCTACTTTTATAATGGCACCAAAACCATTAACCATGATGTGGTGATTGTTGGATGGGATGATAACTATCCCAAAGAAAATTTTAAGATTCAGCCCAAGGAAAATGGTGCGTTCATATGTAAAAACAGCTTTGGCATAGATTTTG is drawn from Vallitalea pronyensis and contains these coding sequences:
- a CDS encoding DUF1189 domain-containing protein; this translates as MENEKRANIFVKFIKSFTDFEVYRQIRRESTGKAIGYLVLLSVVLGIIYAGVLANKTNESINQTITFLESDDAPAIDIQNGRLHVEMDEPYVYRQDKDLIFILDMESMYDLNDLAGYDVGYLITPERIIIFQAGSPPIPFDFSTLEDMHIDKYKVIEFLHTMKGLLFGTLFVVIIIGTLLLKFLESLFASIIGLIMNSIMKTPFTFNELYKIGIYALTLPSLIIVLINSSLMPIAFGIKILLYYGLITIIVHVALKHLRNNHDEPTTRNVMDGTD
- a CDS encoding THUMP domain-containing class I SAM-dependent RNA methyltransferase, whose amino-acid sequence is MSYIELTTPCIFGVETVLKKEIMDLGYTIKEVEDGRITYEADELGICRSNLWLRTAERVMIKVGDFEATSFEALFQKTKDLPWERWIPQDGKFWVKKVASIKSKLFSPSDIQSIIKKAMVERLKRIHGVNWFKEDGAHYPLRVFIKKDRVSICLDASGEALHRRGYRTLTSKAPISETLAAAMIQLSPWNKERILVDPFCGSGTIPIEAAMIAMNMAPGLNREYEAEAWKHIIPPKLWLRAVDEANDVMDTTSKFSISGYDMDYKVLKLARENAKNAGVDHVIHLQERDMRQIRHPKKYGFVITNPPYGERLEDKESVMALYKEMKVAFDHLDNWSYYIITSFDDFERYYGKKADKKRKLYTGMMKANLYQYFGDKPPRRK
- a CDS encoding ROK family protein; amino-acid sequence: MDYYANMEALTDDNKNVFVKILRFGPLTKKKIIEYTHMKLTTLNRSIQVLIHAKLIVEIGEQASTGGRKPALFDVNPMAYYLVGIDISRTYSKVIITNLKREILFDKEFEMKHDMTPYKTVECIKKLYLRGLRSLGLKKESILGGGLGTIGPLDPREGIIHKPNNFYAKGWTNVPIKNMLEKALGINMVIDNGANTAVYGEYVSRSLIEYKNIVYVNCGIGIRTGVMAGGKIISTIHNSNDAFGHMVVNFDGEPCYCGQYGCVECYASILAIEKKYRSYLKLGRETNIKKPISQITYGDIIRAGDHGEELAQDVLASAARILGIGLVNYVTLVNPEKIILSGPMMNLSDIFYHMVITYIEKSVLKDGHSIVFVRGGAYKDNAIALGAAHMFLRDKLQ
- a CDS encoding lectin like domain-containing protein, translated to MKLNQYIRNLVVSMIVIVCFIPSTVSATETAVAVSLDNVYIAYNDEYGKPYIDENNRTMVPLRLTLEQYGAEVYWDGEAGLVSIMHGGITVHVPIGENYIYRNGKKIDNDTQAVIVNKRTYLPIRVVMEAFGCEVIWDGHNREVVIYTRDYDAGDSRYDLREEGNVTSVKNQGDLGTCWAFAALGAMESTLLTRTGEHFDFSEDNMSLGHGYNLTQDEGGDFMLALAYFARWSGPIYERDDEYGDGQSPENTKSVKHLQEAFFLPSKDKNMIKDTVKAYGGLHTSIYWDFTDDIHHSPYYNQDTYAYFYNGTKTINHDVVIVGWDDNYPKENFKIQPKENGAFICKNSFGIDFGEEGYFYMSYEDVYIGSQTMVYSGIEEPDNYDKIYQSDWLGLVGNIGFNTDTAYFSNAYTTGDNQEALAAVSFYTTGMHSKYEVYVVEDFKGKPDFSRMVAVEKGFKEFKGYYTIPLSKPITLKKNQKFAVVVKITTPGSKFPIAAEFNRDVKWIDQVDIEDGEGYMSYDGEKWDDTEDILQSNVCLKAFTKIIQDDKVEPNNPNYIESLPEEQENVDIQEFNESDNGPSDSPSPIQNSQEEQPVKTTPADETKPVSSPDIILDKDAIHHKDKKLLGLT
- a CDS encoding DUF202 domain-containing protein — encoded protein: MIHNKRNANVIYAFKKDSLILRDLLATDRTFLANERTLLAYIRTALSLIVAGSSFIKFSNDLLIEIIGYVFVPLGVVIGFIGLYRFIKTSKDLKKIKKAANYKIH
- the yfcE gene encoding phosphodiesterase produces the protein MKLMFVSDIHGSNYYADKAIEKFKEEKADYMVLLGDLLYHGPRNPLPKDYAPSKVLLLLNQYKDKIVAVRGNCDSEVDQMVLEFPMMSDYTIIFDGTRRIFATHGHGFNEGNMPPLQDGDMLIHGHTHIPVAKEVSGKYIMNPGSISLPKEDYPNSYGIWENNRFMVKDFDGHVIKSLDI